The genomic stretch CAAACGTCTAAAGTTACAAATTCTCAAATGGTCATATCTCGAAATTTGCAAATTGCCAGACTCTTGATCGGACCATAATTTTCAAACGCTTCAGGATCATGTAAACTTGCTTTTGCAGGGACTGCCAGCCTACAGCCTGGACGGCGATAATCTTCGTCACGGATTAAACCGGAACCTGGGCTTCTCAAAAGAAGATCGCGAGGAGAACGTGCGAAGAGCGGCTGAAGTAGCAAAATTGTTCTCTGATTGCGGTGTGATCACCATTTGCAGCTTCGTTTCGCCCTTCGAGGCGGACAGAAGGCTGGCGAGGAAGATACACGAAGATTTTAACTTGAAGTTCTTCGAGATCTTCGTGAAAGCTTCCATGGAGACGTGCGAAGCCAGAGACGTGAAAGGCCTCTACGAGAAAGCTAGAAAAGGGATGATTAAAAGCTTCACAGGCATCGGACAGGAATATGAAACGCCCAAAGCTCCTGATCTCATCGTGGATACGGAACTTCATAATTTGCAGACCTCGACGAGGATGGTGATCGAGTTGTTGAGGACCCAGGCAATTCTTCCCAAGACTCGAGACCAGGTTCAAGAACTGTTTGTCGAAGAGAGGAGGATAGAGGAGGCGAGAAAAGAGGCGGAGAATCTTCCGAGTACGTTGCAAGTGTTTTCTCACTTAATTCTgtattttgcattttaattaATCTTCTGCCTTCGTTTGCAAAATAATTCCACTTTTTGTTGACTTTTGTTGATTGGACAAGTGGCTACTACGCTGTGGCTAAAGAACACGTGGACGGTTCTTTATTTCTGACATCATGTAATTTGCTTATGAAATTACGGAAATATAAAGATTTGGTGGTGTCATAGAATGTTATGACACGCAACATTTCTGGCTAAAATAATTTACGTGCAAAACGTCAAAGATTTATTGCCACAATACACACAGATAAGATAgagacaatttttttttatgtttccaATTGACAGAGAGATAAGcttttatgtaaataatttccattaGTACTTGATAATTCTCTAATTCCTTAAATCCATATGTTCGATTTAAGATATCCACATCAGTAAGGTCGACTTGCAATGGGTTCAAGTACTCGCTGAAGGTTGGGCTGCTCCGCTCACAGGTTTCATGAGGGAGTACCAATATTTGCAAgtgtgtaattaaaatttaattaacgaattGCATGAGATTTAAGCATTAAGAAACGAGTTCTATCTTTGaacgatattaattataaaacactAAGTTTGTAAAGGTAAAAAGTTGTAGAATAGAGGCAGATTTTTCCAACGAGATAACAAATAGAATGCATGTGCATGTGTGTGTGTTATTTTCAAGTGTCAACATTTCAAAACTATCGAAGAAAATGGGGACGTGATTAATCAATCGATACCTATTGTGCTTGCGGTTAGCACAGAGCAAAAGGAAAGCTATACTGATACACCGGCACTGACCTTGAAGTACAAAGGAAAAGATATTGCAATTCTGAGGAGACCAGAGTTTTTTGCTCACCGAAAAGAAGAAAGGTTCGATTATGTTTTTTCAGTAAACTTTTATTTCTCAAACATTCTCCAGTTCTCCTCTTatgtgaaaataaattggaaaCATTGCGATGCAACAGATGCAGCAGAGAATTTGGTACAAACGACCTTGGACATCCTTACGTCAGAATGATCCACGAATCGGGCGATTGGTTGGTTGGAGGAGAATTAGAAGTTCTGGAAAGGATTAGGTGGAACGATGGTCTCGACAAGTACAGGCTCACGCCAAACGAAATTCGTAAAAAGTGCAGAGAAATGGAAGCGGATGCTGTTTTCGCCTTCCAGTTGAGAAATCCGATCCACAATGGCCACGCACTCTTAATGCAGGTTTTTGATTAGTTCTCATCGAAAACAACAAATttcaagtataatataaaagataaaattatttgctTTAAAGGAGGTTCCATACGAAGCAAAATTAATTCAGTTTTCATTATTTTGATAACAAACTAGTTGAGGGTTAAAGAAAATCCAATAAATCCAATCAATTACGATATTTACTTTATCCTGCTCAAAAATtcctattcttctttttttttaatgtaattattattcaaattgatACCAGGATACGAGAAGATACCTCGTGGAGGAACGTGGTTGCAAGAAACCAGTTCTTCTACTGCATCCTCTGGGAGGATGGACGAAAGAAGACGACGTACCATTATCAGTTCGGATAAACCAACACCAAAGTGTTCTCGAGGAGGGTGTATTGCACGAAGACACCATCCTCGCTATTTTTCCAAGCCCGATGCTTTATGCCGGGCCTACAGAGGTATTATTTATTTCCCTAAAAAATTAATgagcaattaaaatattttaaatttgagAACTGTTTAAAATTTGCGATTTTTATTTTAGGTGCAATGGCACGCCAAAGGAAGAATGATGGCTGGGGCAAATTTTTTCATCGTTGGTCGTGATCCCGCGGGTTTGCCGCATCCTGACAAATCTAAAACCCCAGACGGTAATATTCCGATAAGACGAATTTCACTTGTCCCTTGATTCCTAAGATTACtcacataaaaaattaaaaatcgtacgcttttattcttgatttattGTGCGAagtaattttattgttatattgaAGGAATTCTGATATTTCATTATCGTGATAAATCAGTGGTCgctttaaatgtaaaattaggAAATCTGTACGATGGAACGCACGGCTCGAGGGTACTGTCGATGGCACCGGGTCTTCAGAATCTGGAAATCATTCCGTTTAGGGTAGCAGCTTACGacagtagaaaaagaaaaatggctTTCTTCGAGCCAGAACGATCGCaagattttattttcatatcagGAACTAAAATGCGAAGTGagttatatttcttttcatgtacgtgtttcttttctttttcttctaaatCTTCCTGCAATTAATTTGTATATCCTATCTTGTCTATTTCATTAATGAAATCATTAGAAATGAATCATtagtaatgaaattattttaaaaaacaatttcttatttcacttcatatttaaaaaggtctgaaaaaaaatgaattaaattgccaactataaatgtaaattacattaaaaatacgaaatatcgcattaaaataaatacaagatttatataaaagcatttatatgaaacatccaaataataataaaaaaagcagTACTAATAAACATTAATATACTGTTATTTCAGATTTAGCAAAATCCGGGGAAAATCCACCAGAAGGATTCATGGCGCCAAAAGCATGGCAAATCGTTTCGgattattataaaaaacaaCTGAAAAACTAATTTTAAATTACTGTTAGCCGCAATTCTTGTACTAGAGGGTAATTATTTACAAGGAccaaaatattttctgtttaaattaaatttaataataatttaattaaaatgataaatacaaaCATCTGTTCCGCACAAAAAATGGTTGATTCTTATTGTTCatttataaaagataataatttcGTCAGATACAAGTAAGGTACACcgaagtaatttatttataatctttGTTAAAAATGATTCCTAAAAAGGTTGGGAATGGgggatgaaaataaataaagttaatttatttctctactaataatgatatacatatgtgtacttatatttatatatatatatttacgtttATTGCGTCAGACAcgagaaatttgtaatttagagCTTTACCTTAGAGACGTTTTCCTCTCGTATTTTTTTTCCTacttactattttttttttctctgttaCTTAGAAAGACagtggaaaagagaagaaagtacGACGACTAGGATTTAGTCCGTTTAGTTTCTAACAAAGTATCGCTTTAGTCTGGTACACCTGGGGAAAAATAAGATTTCAATCTCAGCTTCTAATGACATTTTATCATCTCTCTCCTCGGTGTAGCAAACAGTTTTGCTGGCACGAATAATCAAACTTtccttaattaaattaaataattctctTAAGCTCACCTTCTTCCTCAG from Bombus terrestris chromosome 16, iyBomTerr1.2, whole genome shotgun sequence encodes the following:
- the LOC100646080 gene encoding bifunctional 3'-phosphoadenosine 5'-phosphosulfate synthase, which encodes MGIYTKPSMENRNTQRNNRVLATNVIEQIHHVSRERRGEACGKFKEFRGCTIWLTGLSGAGKTSISFELENYLVSQGLPAYSLDGDNLRHGLNRNLGFSKEDREENVRRAAEVAKLFSDCGVITICSFVSPFEADRRLARKIHEDFNLKFFEIFVKASMETCEARDVKGLYEKARKGMIKSFTGIGQEYETPKAPDLIVDTELHNLQTSTRMVIELLRTQAILPKTRDQVQELFVEERRIEEARKEAENLPNIHISKVDLQWVQVLAEGWAAPLTGFMREYQYLQCQHFKTIEENGDVINQSIPIVLAVSTEQKESYTDTPALTLKYKGKDIAILRRPEFFAHRKEERCSREFGTNDLGHPYVRMIHESGDWLVGGELEVLERIRWNDGLDKYRLTPNEIRKKCREMEADAVFAFQLRNPIHNGHALLMQDTRRYLVEERGCKKPVLLLHPLGGWTKEDDVPLSVRINQHQSVLEEGVLHEDTILAIFPSPMLYAGPTEVQWHAKGRMMAGANFFIVGRDPAGLPHPDKSKTPDGNLYDGTHGSRVLSMAPGLQNLEIIPFRVAAYDSRKRKMAFFEPERSQDFIFISGTKMRNLAKSGENPPEGFMAPKAWQIVSDYYKKQLKN